Genomic DNA from Thermus hydrothermalis:
CCAAGGGTGACCCCTAGAACAAGGGGGATCAGGAGAAGAACGAAGCGCCTAAGGCTGCTGCTGGTAAGGCTTCCCATCCGGAGCATACTTGAAGTAACTCCTAGGCGTGCGCTTGATGATCTCCTCCACCGCCTTGGAGGTCATCACAGCCAACGCCTTACCCATGGGGGTCTTCTCGTATTGCTTCAACCCACCCACAAGGGCAGCCCCCGGCCCCAGAATGCCTAGGAGCCCCCCGTAGTCCACATCCGTAGCCTCCCCCTCCACGCGGAAAGCGGAAATGATGGCGCCGCTTTGGGCATCCACGATGCGCATATCCACCGCCACGTAAGAGCGCTTCTGCCCCCCGCCAAAGGCACCCAGGAGGCCTCCCAAAATCCCTCCGCCCCCTCCCCGGGTACCACCGGCATCGGGCTCAAAGGCTGTAATGGAGCCTACAACCAGAAGCTCAGCCCCCTGGAGGTTGAGGGGTTTACCCCCGAGGTAAGCCTCCTGTTGGATCTGCGCCAACACAGAACGGTCGTAAAGGATGAAGTGGTTGGTGTTGATGAGGGCGGTCATCAAAAGCTCCGAAATGGAAGCCCCCACCCCCGCAGGGCACTGGGCAGCAGCGCAGATAAAGTTGGCCACCACCGCCTTAGCCCGTGGCCCCGTGTAGTTGGCATAGGGGTTTTCCCCCTCCAAACCCGAAGAGGTCTTGGTGGTCACGCTGGGGGCACACGCTGTCAAAGACGCCAATAGGGCAAGAGCAAGCAGAGCAAAGCTTTTTCTCATAGGTTTCACCTCACTTCTAGGCACCTAAGGGGTCTCTAGGCGCCCGATCCTAACTTATTGCCACGGAACAAATAGGGTCAAGTGCAAATGCACGCGGCTTACAACTGCCTGAGGCTAAGCTTAAGGGTTTTTCCCCCTATGGCTTAACCAGGCCTTGAGCCCGCTCCCCATCCGCTTCCACCAGGGCCCAAACCGGGCCCCGTAGCTTCGGGCCGCCTCCTCGGGGGATAGCTCCACCCCAAGTTCCTGGGCCAGGAAGTACCGGTGGTCCATGATCCAGAGGTAGAGGTCCGCCCCCGTGCGCCCAGGGAACTCCGCCAGGAGCCCAAGCTTCCGGATGGCCTCTAGGGTTGGCCTATAGAGGTTTTGGTACCAGTCCACCACCGCCTCCTCCCACGGGATCTCCCGGCCCTCCTCGAGGCCCCGGAAATACCGCCGGGTGGCGATGTGGTCCAGGAGGATGTCATAGCGGCCCAGGGTGGAAAAGAGGATGTCTTCCGCCTCGGGCACGAGCGCTTTCAGGCGGGTCTTCTCTAGGAAGTTGGCATACTCCGCCTTCAGGATCAGGTCCTTCAAGGTGTCCTTGGCCTCCACGGGCACGGGGACATCCAGGGCGATCACGTAGGCGTCTATGTACTTCTGCCCCGTGGCCTTGGCCAGGGCCACCCGGTGGTTGCCGTCCTTGACAAAGTAGACCTCCCCCACCTGGTAGACCTCTATGGGGGGAAACTCGTACCCCTCTAGCTGCAAGGCCCTAAGCCGCTTCCAGCGTTCCAGGGTGTGCGGGGTCTTGGGCAGGAAACGGCGGTCAAAGTCCTCGTAGCGGTCCACCGAGCCCACCACCTTGTCCACCTCAATGGC
This window encodes:
- a CDS encoding CsgG/HfaB family protein yields the protein MTTKTSSGLEGENPYANYTGPRAKAVVANFICAAAQCPAGVGASISELLMTALINTNHFILYDRSVLAQIQQEAYLGGKPLNLQGAELLVVGSITAFEPDAGGTRGGGGGILGGLLGAFGGGQKRSYVAVDMRIVDAQSGAIISAFRVEGEATDVDYGGLLGILGPGAALVGGLKQYEKTPMGKALAVMTSKAVEEIIKRTPRSYFKYAPDGKPYQQQP
- a CDS encoding DUF4032 domain-containing protein, which translates into the protein MRGYLQAETEAERLERRARLLELLDRFRGEPSELLPFHQVLALRPKGEHHLGLKAIEVDKVVGSVDRYEDFDRRFLPKTPHTLERWKRLRALQLEGYEFPPIEVYQVGEVYFVKDGNHRVALAKATGQKYIDAYVIALDVPVPVEAKDTLKDLILKAEYANFLEKTRLKALVPEAEDILFSTLGRYDILLDHIATRRYFRGLEEGREIPWEEAVVDWYQNLYRPTLEAIRKLGLLAEFPGRTGADLYLWIMDHRYFLAQELGVELSPEEAARSYGARFGPWWKRMGSGLKAWLSHRGKNP